GAGCTCCGAAAAACGCACCGGCAAGATGTCGCGTGTGGAGAGCTGTCCGCCGCGGCTGCGCTCGACGAGGGTCAGCGTCTGCTTCGACGGTATGCCGGTCGGTATCACCATGCGCCCGCCGGCCTTCAACTGCGCGAGCAGCGGCGGCGGGATGAGCTCGCATGCGGCGGTCACGACGATCGCGTCGTACGGCCCGTGCTCGGGCCAGCCGTAGTAACCGTTGCCGATGTGCACGTCGATGTTGACGTAGCCCAGGCGCTCGAGGCGCCGCTCGGCGCCGGCGGCGAGCTCCTCGATGATCTCCACGGTATAGACGCGCTTGGCGAGCTCGGCCGCGATCGCCGCCTGGTAACCCGCGCCGGCGCCGATCTCGAGCACGACGTGCTGCGGACCGAGATCGAGCAGATCGGTCATCAGCGCAACGATGTACGGCTGGGAGATCGTCTTCTCGAAGCCGATCGGCAGCGGGCGGTTGAGATAGGCGTAGGGCTGGAGCTCGACCGGCACGAACTCGTGGCGCGGCACGCGCCCGACGACTCTCATCACGTCGGGCCCGAAGACGGACCGGCCGGTGTGGGCCGCGGTCGCCGCGGCTTCCTCGGCGATCTCCTCCATCATCTGCTCGCGCAGGGTTTCGAATACGTCGCGTTCCATTCGGGTCTCTCGCCCTGAACCCAGGCGTGCGTGCAAACAGCAGGCCGCGCACCGGTCGCCATCGACAAGCCGCTTTCGAGCGGTCACAATCGCGCGCTGTCGACTCAAGAC
The sequence above is a segment of the Burkholderiales bacterium genome. Coding sequences within it:
- a CDS encoding protein-L-isoaspartate(D-aspartate) O-methyltransferase; its protein translation is MERDVFETLREQMMEEIAEEAAATAAHTGRSVFGPDVMRVVGRVPRHEFVPVELQPYAYLNRPLPIGFEKTISQPYIVALMTDLLDLGPQHVVLEIGAGAGYQAAIAAELAKRVYTVEIIEELAAGAERRLERLGYVNIDVHIGNGYYGWPEHGPYDAIVVTAACELIPPPLLAQLKAGGRMVIPTGIPSKQTLTLVERSRGGQLSTRDILPVRFSELEEPGAIGGAA